The following proteins come from a genomic window of Streptococcus pneumoniae:
- the pbp1a gene encoding penicillin-binding protein PBP1A, whose translation MNKPTILRLIKYLSISFLSLVIAAIVLGGGVFFYYVSKAPSLSESKLVATTSSKIYDNKNQLIADLGSERRVNAQANDIPTDLVKAIVSIEDHRFFDHRGIDTIRILGAFLRNLQSNSLQGGSTLTQQLIKLTYFSTSTSDQTISRKAQEAWLAIQLEQKATKQEILTYYINKVYMSNGNYGMQTAAQNYYGKDLNNLSLPQLALLAGMPQAPNQYDPYSHPEAAQDRRNLVLSEMKNQGYISAEQYEKAVNTPITDGLQSLKSASNYPAYMDNYLKEVINQVEEETGYNLLTTGMDVYTNVDQEAQKHLWDIYNTDEYVAYPDDELQVASTIVDVSNGKVIAQLGARHQSSNVSFGINQAVETNRDWGSTMKPITDYAPALEYGVYDSTATIVHDEPYNYPGTNTPVYNWDRGYFGNITLQYALQQSRNVPAVETLNKVGLNRAKTFLNGLGIDYPSIHYSNAISSNTTESDKKYGASSEKMAAAYAAFANGGTYYKPMYIHKVVFSDGSEKEFSNVGTRAMKETTAYMMTDMMKTVLTYGTGRNAYLAWLPQAGKTGTSNYTDEEIENHIKTSQFVAPDELFAGYTRKYSMAVWTGYSNRLTPLVGNGLTVAAKVYRSMMTYLSEGSNPEDWNIPEGLYRNGEFVFKNGARSTWNSPAPQQPPSTESSSSSSDSSTSQSSSTTPSTNNSTTTNPNNNTQQSNTTPEQQNQNPQPAQP comes from the coding sequence ATGAACAAACCAACGATTCTGCGCCTAATCAAGTATCTGAGCATTAGCTTCTTAAGCTTGGTTATCGCAGCCATTGTCTTAGGCGGAGGAGTTTTTTTCTACTACGTTAGCAAGGCTCCTAGCCTATCCGAGAGTAAACTAGTTGCAACAACTTCTAGTAAAATCTACGACAATAAAAATCAACTCATTGCTGACTTGGGTTCTGAACGCCGCGTCAATGCCCAAGCTAATGATATTCCCACAGATTTGGTTAAGGCAATCGTTTCTATCGAAGACCATCGCTTCTTCGACCACAGGGGGATTGATACCATCCGTATCCTGGGAGCTTTCTTGCGCAATCTGCAAAGCAATTCCCTCCAAGGTGGATCAACTCTCACTCAACAGTTGATTAAGTTGACTTACTTTTCAACTTCGACTTCCGACCAGACTATTTCTCGTAAGGCTCAGGAAGCTTGGTTAGCGATTCAGTTAGAACAAAAAGCAACCAAGCAAGAAATCTTGACCTACTATATAAATAAGGTCTACATGTCTAATGGGAACTATGGAATGCAGACAGCAGCTCAAAACTACTATGGTAAAGACCTCAATAATTTAAGTTTACCTCAGTTAGCCTTGCTGGCTGGAATGCCTCAGGCACCAAACCAATATGACCCCTATTCACATCCAGAAGCAGCCCAAGACCGCCGAAACTTGGTCTTATCTGAAATGAAAAATCAAGGCTACATCTCTGCTGAACAGTATGAGAAAGCAGTCAATACACCAATTACTGATGGGCTACAAAGTCTCAAATCAGCAAGTAATTACCCTGCTTACATGGATAATTACCTCAAGGAAGTCATCAATCAAGTTGAAGAAGAAACAGGCTATAACCTACTCACAACTGGGATGGATGTCTACACAAATGTAGACCAAGAAGCTCAAAAACATCTGTGGGATATTTACAATACAGACGAATACGTTGCCTATCCAGACGATGAATTGCAAGTCGCTTCTACCATTGTTGATGTTTCTAACGGTAAAGTCATTGCCCAGCTAGGAGCACGCCATCAGTCAAGTAATGTTTCCTTCGGAATTAACCAAGCAGTAGAAACAAACCGCGACTGGGGATCAACTATGAAACCGATCACAGACTATGCTCCTGCCTTGGAGTACGGTGTCTACGATTCAACTGCTACTATCGTTCACGATGAGCCCTATAACTACCCTGGGACAAATACTCCTGTTTATAACTGGGATAGGGGCTACTTTGGCAACATCACCTTGCAATACGCCCTGCAACAATCGCGAAACGTCCCAGCCGTGGAAACTCTAAACAAGGTCGGACTCAACCGCGCCAAGACTTTCCTAAATGGTCTAGGAATCGACTACCCAAGTATTCACTACTCAAATGCCATTTCAAGTAACACAACCGAATCAGACAAAAAATATGGAGCAAGTAGTGAAAAGATGGCTGCTGCTTACGCTGCCTTTGCAAATGGTGGAACTTACTATAAACCAATGTATATCCATAAAGTCGTCTTTAGTGATGGGAGTGAAAAAGAGTTCTCTAATGTCGGAACTCGTGCCATGAAGGAAACGACAGCCTATATGATGACCGACATGATGAAAACAGTCTTGACTTATGGAACTGGACGAAATGCCTATCTTGCTTGGCTCCCTCAGGCTGGTAAAACAGGAACCTCTAACTATACAGACGAGGAAATTGAAAACCACATCAAGACCTCTCAATTTGTAGCACCTGATGAACTATTTGCTGGCTATACGCGTAAATATTCAATGGCTGTATGGACAGGCTATTCTAACCGTCTGACACCACTTGTAGGCAATGGCCTTACGGTCGCTGCCAAAGTTTACCGCTCTATGATGACCTACCTGTCTGAAGGAAGCAATCCAGAAGATTGGAATATACCAGAGGGGCTCTACAGAAATGGAGAATTCGTATTTAAAAATGGTGCTCGTTCTACGTGGAACTCACCTGCTCCACAACAACCCCCATCAACTGAAAGTTCAAGCTCATCATCAGATAGTTCAACTTCACAGTCTAGCTCAACCACTCCAAGCACAAATAATAGTACGACTACCAATCCTAACAACAATACGCAACAATCAAATACAACCCCTGAGCAACAAAATCAGAATCCTCAACCAGCACAACCATAA
- a CDS encoding SpGH101 family endo-alpha-N-acetylgalactosaminidase produces the protein MNKGLFEKRCKYSIRKFSLGVASVMIGAAFFGTSPVLADSVQSGSTANLPADLATALATAKENDGRDFEAPKVGEDQGSPEVTDGPKTEEELLALEKEKPAEEKPKEDKPAAAKPETPKTVTPEWQTVEKKEQQGTVTIREEKGVRYNQLSSTAQNDNAGKPALFEKKGLTVDANGNATVDLTFKEDSEKGKSRFGVFLKFKDTNNNVFVGYDKDGWFWEYKSPTTSTWYRGSRVAAPETGSTNRLSITLKSDGQLNASNNDVNLFDTVTLPAAVNDHLKNEKKILLKAGTYGNDRTVVSVKTDNQEGVKTEDTPAEKETGPEVDDSKVTYDTIQSKVLKAVIDQAFPRVKEYSLNGHTLPGQVQQFNQVFINNHRITPEVTYKKINETTAEYLMKLRDDAHLINAEMTVRLQVVDNQLHFDVTKIVNHNQVTPGQKIDDERKLLSSISFLGNALVSVSSDQTGAKFDGATMSNNTHVSGDDHIDVTNPMKDLAKGYMYGFVSTDKLAAGVWSNSQNSYGGGSNDWTRLTAYKETVGNANYVGIHSSEWQWEKAYKGIVFPEYTKELPRAKVVITEDANADKKVDWQDGAIAYRSIMNNPQGWEKVKDITAYRIAMNFGSQAQNPFLMTLDGIKKINLHTDGLGQGVLLKGYGSEGHDSGHLNYADIGKRIGGVEDFKTLIEKAKKYGAHLGIHVNASETYPESKYFNEKILRKNPDGSYSYGWNWLDQGINIDAAYDLAHGRLARWEDLKKKLGDGLDFIYVDVWGNGQSGDNGAWATHVLAKEINKQGWRFAIEWGHGGEYDSTFHHWAADLTYGGYTNKGINSAITRFIRNHQKDAWVGDYRSYGGAANYPLLGGYSMKDFEGWQGRSDYNGYVTNLFAHDVMTKYFQHFTVSKWENGTPVTMTDNGSTYKWTPEMRVELVDTDNNKVVVTRKSNDVNSPQYRERTVTLNGRVIQDGSAYLTPWNWDANGKKLSTDKEKMYYFNTQVGATTWTLPSDWAKSKVYLYKLTDQGKTEEQELTVKDGKITLDLLANQPYVLYRSKQTNPEMSWSEGMHIYDQGFNSGTLKHWTISGDASKAEIVKSQGANDMLRIQGNKEKVSLTQKLTGLKPNTKYAVYVGVDNRSNAKASITVNTGEKEVTTYTNKSLALNYVKAYAHNTRRNNATVDDKSYFQNMYAFFTTGSDVSNVTLTLSREAGDQATYFDEIRTFENNSSMYGDKHDTGKGTFKQDFENVAQGIFPFVVGGVEGVEDNRTHLSEKHDPYTQRGWNGKKVDDVIEGNWSLKTNGLVSRRNLVYQTIPQNFRFEAGKTYRVTFEYEAGSDNTYAFVVGKGEFQSGRRGTQASNLEMHELPNTWTDSKKAKKATFLVTGAETGDTWVGIYSTGNASNTRGDSGGNANFRGYNDFMMDNLQIEEITLTGKMLTENALKNYLPTIAMTNYTKESMDALKEAVFNLSQADDDISVEEARAEIAKIEALKNALVQKKTALVAENFESLDAPAQPGEGLENAFDGNVSSLWHTSWNGGDVGKPATMVLKEPTEITGLRYVPRGSGSNGNLRDVKLVVTDESGKEHTFTATDWPDNNKPKDIDFGKTIKVKKIVLTGTKTYGDGGDKYQSAAELIFTRPQVAETPLDLSGYEAALAKAQKLTDKDNQEEVASLQASMKYATDNHLLTERMVEYFADYLNQLKDSATKPDAPTVEKPEFKLSSLASEQGKTPDYKQEIARPETPEQILPATGESQSDTALILASVSLALSALFVVKTKKD, from the coding sequence ATGAATAAAGGATTATTTGAAAAACGTTGTAAATATAGTATTCGGAAATTTTCATTAGGTGTTGCTTCTGTTATGATTGGAGCTGCATTCTTTGGGACAAGTCCGGTTCTTGCAGATAGCGTGCAGTCTGGTTCCACGGCGAACTTACCAGCTGATTTAGCTACTGCTCTTGCAACAGCAAAAGAGAATGATGGGCGTGATTTTGAAGCGCCTAAGGTGGGAGAAGACCAAGGTTCTCCAGAAGTTACAGATGGACCTAAGACAGAAGAAGAACTATTAGCACTTGAAAAAGAAAAACCGGCTGAAGAAAAACCAAAAGAGGATAAACCTGCAGCTGCTAAACCTGAAACACCTAAGACGGTAACCCCTGAATGGCAAACGGTAGAGAAAAAAGAACAACAGGGAACAGTCACTATCCGAGAAGAAAAAGGTGTCCGCTACAACCAACTATCCTCAACTGCTCAAAATGATAACGCAGGCAAACCAGCCCTGTTTGAAAAGAAGGGCTTGACCGTTGATGCCAATGGAAATGCAACTGTTGATTTAACCTTCAAAGAAGATTCTGAAAAGGGCAAATCACGCTTTGGTGTCTTCTTGAAATTTAAAGATACCAATAATAATGTTTTTGTCGGTTATGACAAGGATGGCTGGTTCTGGGAGTATAAATCTCCAACAACTAGCACTTGGTATAGAGGTAGTCGTGTTGCTGCTCCTGAAACAGGATCAACAAACCGTCTCTCTATCACTCTCAAGTCAGACGGTCAGCTAAATGCCAGCAATAACGATGTCAATCTCTTTGACACAGTGACTCTACCAGCTGCGGTCAATGACCATCTTAAAAATGAGAAGAAGATCCTTCTCAAGGCAGGAACTTATGGCAATGACCGTACGGTTGTCAGCGTTAAAACGGATAACCAAGAGGGGGTAAAAACAGAGGATACCCCTGCTGAAAAAGAAACAGGTCCTGAAGTTGATGATAGCAAGGTGACTTATGATACGATCCAGTCTAAGGTCCTCAAAGCAGTGATTGACCAAGCCTTCCCTCGTGTCAAGGAATACAGCTTGAACGGGCATACTTTGCCAGGACAGGTGCAACAGTTCAACCAAGTCTTTATCAATAACCACCGAATCACCCCTGAAGTCACTTATAAGAAAATCAATGAGACAACAGCAGAGTACTTGATGAAGCTTCGCGATGATGCTCACTTAATCAATGCGGAAATGACAGTACGCCTGCAAGTTGTGGACAATCAATTGCACTTTGATGTGACCAAGATTGTCAACCACAATCAAGTCACTCCAGGTCAAAAGATTGATGACGAAAGAAAACTACTTTCTTCTATTAGTTTCCTCGGCAATGCTTTAGTCTCTGTTTCTAGTGATCAAACTGGTGCTAAGTTTGATGGGGCAACCATGTCAAACAATACGCATGTCAGCGGAGATGATCATATCGATGTAACCAATCCAATGAAAGACCTAGCCAAGGGTTACATGTATGGATTTGTTTCTACAGATAAGCTTGCTGCTGGTGTTTGGAGTAACTCTCAAAACAGCTATGGTGGTGGTTCGAATGACTGGACTCGTTTGACAGCTTATAAAGAAACAGTCGGAAATGCCAACTATGTAGGAATCCACAGCTCTGAATGGCAATGGGAAAAAGCTTATAAGGGCATTGTTTTCCCAGAATACACGAAGGAACTTCCAAGGGCTAAGGTTGTTATCACTGAAGATGCCAATGCAGACAAGAAAGTCGATTGGCAGGATGGTGCCATTGCTTATCGTAGCATTATGAACAACCCTCAAGGTTGGGAAAAAGTTAAGGATATCACAGCTTACCGTATCGCGATGAACTTTGGTTCTCAAGCACAAAACCCATTCCTTATGACCTTGGATGGTATCAAGAAAATCAATCTCCACACAGATGGTCTTGGGCAAGGTGTTCTCCTTAAAGGATATGGTAGTGAAGGTCACGACTCTGGTCACTTGAACTATGCTGATATTGGTAAGCGTATCGGTGGTGTCGAAGACTTCAAGACCTTAATTGAGAAGGCTAAGAAATATGGAGCTCATCTAGGTATCCACGTTAACGCTTCAGAAACTTATCCTGAGTCTAAATACTTCAATGAAAAAATTCTCCGTAAGAATCCAGATGGAAGCTATAGCTATGGTTGGAACTGGCTAGATCAAGGTATCAACATTGATGCTGCCTATGACCTAGCTCATGGTCGTTTGGCACGTTGGGAAGATTTGAAGAAAAAACTTGGTGACGGTCTCGACTTTATCTATGTGGACGTTTGGGGTAATGGTCAATCAGGTGATAACGGTGCCTGGGCTACCCACGTTCTTGCTAAAGAAATTAACAAACAAGGCTGGCGCTTTGCGATCGAGTGGGGCCATGGTGGTGAGTACGACTCTACCTTCCATCACTGGGCAGCTGACTTGACCTACGGTGGCTACACCAATAAAGGTATTAACAGTGCCATCACCCGCTTTATCCGTAACCACCAAAAAGATGCTTGGGTTGGGGACTACAGAAGTTATGGTGGTGCAGCCAACTATCCACTGCTAGGTGGCTACAGCATGAAAGACTTTGAAGGCTGGCAAGGAAGAAGTGACTACAATGGCTACGTGACTAACCTCTTTGCTCATGACGTCATGACTAAGTACTTCCAACACTTCACTGTAAGTAAATGGGAAAATGGTACACCGGTGACTATGACCGATAACGGTAGCACCTATAAATGGACTCCAGAAATGCGAGTGGAATTGGTAGATACTGACAATAATAAAGTAGTTGTAACTCGTAAGTCAAATGATGTCAATAGCCCACAATATCGCGAACGTACAGTAACGCTCAACGGACGTGTCATCCAAGATGGTTCAGCTTACTTGACTCCTTGGAACTGGGATGCAAATGGTAAGAAACTTTCTACTGATAAGGAAAAAATGTACTACTTCAATACGCAGGTTGGTGCAACAACTTGGACCCTTCCAAGCGATTGGGCAAAGAGCAAGGTTTACCTTTACAAGCTAACTGACCAAGGTAAGACAGAAGAGCAAGAACTAACTGTAAAAGATGGTAAAATTACCCTAGATCTTCTAGCAAATCAACCATACGTACTTTACCGTTCAAAACAAACCAATCCTGAAATGTCATGGAGTGAAGGCATGCACATCTATGACCAAGGATTTAACAGTGGAACCTTGAAACACTGGACCATTTCAGGCGATGCTTCTAAGGCAGAAATTGTCAAGTCTCAAGGGGCAAACGATATGCTTCGTATTCAAGGAAACAAAGAAAAAGTTAGTCTCACTCAGAAATTAACTGGCTTGAAACCAAATACCAAGTATGCCGTTTATGTCGGTGTCGATAACCGTAGTAATGCCAAGGCAAGTATCACTGTGAATACTGGTGAAAAAGAAGTGACTACTTATACCAATAAGTCTCTCGCCCTCAACTATGTAAAAGCCTACGCCCACAATACACGTCGTAACAATGCTACAGTTGACGATAAAAGTTACTTCCAAAACATGTACGCCTTCTTTACAACTGGATCGGACGTCTCAAATGTTACTCTGACATTGAGTCGTGAAGCTGGTGATCAAGCAACTTACTTTGATGAAATTCGTACCTTTGAAAACAATTCAAGCATGTACGGAGACAAGCATGATACAGGTAAAGGCACCTTCAAGCAAGACTTTGAAAATGTTGCTCAGGGTATCTTCCCATTTGTAGTGGGTGGTGTTGAAGGTGTTGAAGATAACCGCACTCACTTGTCTGAAAAACACGATCCATATACACAACGTGGTTGGAATGGTAAGAAAGTCGATGATGTTATCGAAGGAAATTGGTCACTCAAGACAAATGGACTAGTGAGCCGTCGTAACTTGGTTTACCAAACCATCCCACAAAACTTCCGCTTTGAAGCTGGTAAGACCTACCGTGTAACCTTTGAATACGAAGCAGGATCAGACAATACATATGCTTTTGTAGTCGGTAAGGGAGAATTCCAGTCAGGTCGTCGTGGTACTCAAGCAAGCAACTTGGAAATGCATGAATTGCCAAATACTTGGACAGATTCTAAGAAAGCCAAGAAGGCAACCTTCCTCGTGACAGGTGCAGAAACAGGAGATACTTGGGTAGGTATCTACTCAACTGGAAATGCAAGTAATACTCGTGGTGATTCTGGTGGAAATGCCAACTTCCGTGGTTATAACGACTTCATGATGGATAATCTTCAAATCGAAGAAATTACCCTAACAGGTAAGATGTTGACAGAAAATGCTCTGAAGAACTACTTGCCAACGATTGCCATGACTAACTACACCAAAGAGTCTATGGATGCTTTGAAAGAGGCGGTCTTTAACCTCAGTCAGGCCGATGATGATATCAGTGTGGAAGAAGCGCGTGCAGAGATTGCCAAGATTGAAGCTTTGAAGAATGCTTTGGTTCAGAAGAAAACGGCTTTGGTAGCAGAAAACTTTGAAAGTTTGGATGCGCCAGCTCAACCAGGTGAAGGTCTTGAGAATGCCTTTGATGGCAATGTGTCTAGTCTATGGCATACATCTTGGAATGGTGGAGATGTAGGCAAGCCTGCAACCATGGTCTTGAAAGAACCAACTGAAATCACTGGACTTCGTTATGTTCCACGTGGATCAGGTTCAAATGGTAACTTGCGTGATGTGAAACTTGTTGTGACAGATGAGTCTGGCAAGGAGCATACCTTTACTGCAACTGATTGGCCAGATAACAATAAGCCAAAAGACATTGACTTTGGTAAGACAATTAAGGTTAAGAAAATTGTCCTTACAGGTACTAAGACTTACGGAGATGGTGGCGATAAATACCAATCTGCAGCGGAACTCATCTTTACTCGTCCACAGGTAGCAGAAACACCTCTTGACTTGTCAGGCTATGAAGCAGCTTTGGCTAAGGCTCAGAAATTAACAGACAAAGACAATCAAGAGGAAGTAGCTAGCCTTCAGGCAAGCATGAAATATGCGACGGACAACCATCTCTTGACGGAAAGAATGGTGGAATACTTTGCAGATTATCTCAACCAATTAAAAGATTCTGCTACGAAACCAGATGCTCCAACTGTAGAGAAACCTGAGTTTAAACTTAGCTCTTTAGCTTCCGAGCAAGGTAAGACGCCAGATTATAAGCAAGAAATAGCTAGACCAGAAACACCTGAACAAATCTTGCCAGCAACAGGTGAGAGTCAATCTGACACAGCCCTCATCCTAGCAAGTGTTAGTCTAGCCCTATCTGCTCTCTTTGTAGTAAAAACGAAGAAAGACTAG